A part of Leptospira neocaledonica genomic DNA contains:
- a CDS encoding FcpA-related putative periplasmic flagellar protein: protein MKLGKLSRLRSLFLFTLIATSSHLFSQEDPHDRPKKLEILIPESAKEGPWSDDPNEFKDIDFLGDFSEGNSKQALEKTEEYFSAAMDGFRKVSDSIKSKREKEEGKVLDSERFPWQRKTRLENAERVWNRELTRARLDSIKNLSLAMKNLDKIANPNIRKSESFLELQAGVYREFIKHQYALKNFNQSAEFLEKYISLDPKFNDEAEPHRILSHCYERLYLSAKKSGHPEGMDYYKDRRKKHGILYAEKAYGRSSYEFKKVLELFARE, encoded by the coding sequence ATGAAACTCGGTAAGCTTTCACGCTTAAGATCTTTGTTCTTATTTACCCTGATTGCCACTTCTTCCCATTTATTTTCCCAAGAAGATCCACATGATCGCCCTAAAAAATTGGAGATCTTAATCCCTGAATCTGCAAAAGAAGGTCCCTGGAGTGATGATCCTAACGAATTTAAGGATATAGACTTCTTAGGAGATTTCTCAGAAGGTAATTCAAAACAAGCCTTAGAAAAAACGGAAGAGTATTTCTCGGCCGCAATGGACGGCTTCAGAAAAGTTTCAGATAGTATCAAATCCAAAAGAGAAAAAGAAGAAGGCAAGGTTCTAGATTCGGAAAGATTCCCTTGGCAAAGAAAAACCAGGTTAGAAAACGCGGAAAGAGTTTGGAATAGAGAACTGACAAGGGCAAGATTGGACTCGATTAAAAATCTTTCTCTCGCAATGAAAAATCTGGACAAGATCGCAAATCCAAATATTAGAAAATCTGAATCTTTTTTAGAACTACAAGCTGGAGTTTATCGGGAATTTATTAAACATCAATACGCTTTGAAAAACTTCAACCAATCAGCGGAGTTTTTAGAAAAGTATATCTCCTTGGATCCTAAGTTTAACGACGAGGCCGAACCCCATCGTATTCTTTCTCACTGTTATGAACGGCTTTATCTTTCTGCGAAGAAGTCCGGCCATCCTGAAGGTATGGATTATTATAAAGACCGAAGAAAGAAACACGGAATCTTATATGCGGAAAAAGCATATGGTAGGAGCTCTTACGAATTCAAAAAAGTTTTAGAATTGTTTGCGAGAGAATAA
- a CDS encoding methylglyoxal synthase encodes MQSPEVPKTKRIVLIAHDNKKEDLVEWVQLHKEILSKHHLYATGTTGKIVHERTDLPVHRFLSGPLGGDQQIGAKIVDGEIDVVIFFWDPLTAQPHDPDVKALLRIAVLYNIPIANNRRSADYLISSDLLASSYKKTTIDYSTGLPIY; translated from the coding sequence ATGCAAAGCCCCGAAGTCCCGAAAACGAAACGTATCGTGCTTATTGCACACGATAATAAGAAAGAAGATTTAGTGGAATGGGTGCAGCTTCATAAAGAGATACTTTCCAAACATCATCTGTATGCAACTGGGACTACTGGAAAAATCGTCCATGAAAGAACGGATTTACCGGTTCATAGATTTTTATCCGGACCACTTGGTGGGGATCAGCAGATCGGTGCAAAGATCGTGGACGGAGAGATAGATGTAGTGATCTTCTTCTGGGATCCATTGACAGCTCAACCTCATGATCCGGATGTTAAGGCTCTTTTAAGGATTGCAGTACTTTATAATATTCCAATTGCGAATAATAGAAGGTCCGCTGATTATTTAATCTCCTCTGATCTTCTCGCCAGCTCTTATAAAAAAACCACAATTGATTATAGCACTGGGCTTCCGATTTATTGA
- a CDS encoding TonB-dependent receptor → MKSILYKFKLLPVFIGLFLPFSDVFSLDVNVRGTVKDSEGRPISGAKLFLTENKFVSRSGKDGGFEFQHISPGNYTLVISSPNYELKTERFEVKDLDKVLDIVLKPSLLEGVAINVTAKTVASDFLSTPQPTTVLEGRQLQRLRGQNVMSALENTPGTATLTTGAGTSKPVIRGLTGQRVLVMTDGVRQEEQQFGDDHTVDLDAFNVDKMEIVRGPGSVLYGSDALGGVINVIRSKAPTAKDGAPLLGGTISTNSFSNNKQDAGAISLFGYHKETNFGYRVQTDTRKAGRITTPNGTLPNTGFHERNVNASLGTDGSWGNFYVDSFQRYQEQDLYDNPNESPGATAYQTVLHQKTHMHAFFILPFVNVELDAAYQRNNRREIEDKNKYMPIKDTLLDPSVDSFTKATSVYQVNKYDYKQGLNLSLDTTTADAKMHHKEWKGLKGTVGISGMQQRSNTIGTEPLIPGYGLSNIGIFLFEEWKLGNFSFSAGARTDKRSMDIRANADLGNLEQTRNFSASTGTLGTVWRFAKDFSLALNAGRGFRAPTPFELFANGVHEGSGRFEIGKDSLRPETSLNYDASVRFANDKFQAELSVFRNKIDNYIYSVSAGAIDSDSGLPVYRYRQDAAKLEGGEFSFQAQATSWLVFTGGIDILSATIQKNIPPEILLNPGSTDPNSVYSDIRNKYLPRMTPNRARLGLRFTTDKLFGISKPYFSVNGTFVQSQYKVDKLETPTQGYNLYDLGFGGEIPALTNGTESATFDIAILNIFDKEYVNHLSRYKEYALNPGTNITFKTTIPFTLISE, encoded by the coding sequence ATGAAAAGTATTTTATATAAATTTAAATTATTACCCGTTTTTATTGGCCTATTTTTGCCATTCTCGGATGTTTTTTCCCTAGATGTAAACGTAAGGGGGACTGTTAAAGATTCAGAAGGGCGTCCTATTTCAGGCGCTAAACTATTTCTTACGGAGAACAAGTTCGTTTCTAGATCCGGGAAAGATGGCGGCTTCGAGTTTCAGCATATTTCTCCGGGGAATTACACATTAGTTATTTCATCTCCGAACTATGAATTAAAAACGGAAAGATTCGAGGTAAAAGATTTAGACAAGGTTTTGGATATTGTTCTAAAACCTTCACTTTTAGAAGGTGTGGCAATCAATGTCACTGCTAAGACTGTCGCTTCCGATTTTTTATCCACTCCACAGCCTACTACAGTTCTGGAAGGCCGACAATTACAAAGACTGAGAGGGCAGAACGTCATGTCCGCTCTGGAAAATACTCCAGGAACTGCCACCTTAACTACCGGTGCAGGTACTTCTAAACCGGTGATCCGAGGCTTAACCGGCCAAAGAGTTTTGGTTATGACAGATGGAGTAAGACAAGAAGAACAGCAGTTCGGAGATGATCATACAGTCGATCTAGATGCGTTTAACGTTGATAAGATGGAAATTGTGAGAGGTCCTGGATCGGTTCTTTATGGTTCGGATGCTTTAGGCGGTGTGATTAACGTGATTCGGTCGAAGGCTCCTACCGCAAAGGATGGCGCTCCTCTTTTGGGTGGAACGATTTCTACAAATAGTTTTTCTAATAATAAACAGGATGCCGGCGCGATTTCGTTATTTGGTTATCATAAAGAAACCAATTTCGGCTATAGAGTGCAAACAGATACCAGAAAGGCAGGCAGGATCACCACTCCGAATGGGACTCTTCCTAATACAGGTTTTCATGAAAGAAACGTAAATGCTTCTTTAGGAACGGATGGTTCTTGGGGAAATTTTTATGTCGATTCCTTCCAGAGATACCAAGAACAGGACCTGTACGATAACCCGAATGAGTCCCCAGGTGCAACTGCATACCAAACAGTACTTCACCAGAAGACCCACATGCATGCGTTCTTCATTCTTCCTTTTGTGAATGTGGAATTAGATGCGGCGTACCAGAGAAACAATCGTCGAGAAATTGAAGATAAAAATAAATACATGCCCATCAAGGATACCTTGTTAGATCCTTCAGTCGATTCTTTCACTAAGGCCACTTCTGTTTACCAAGTGAATAAATATGATTATAAGCAGGGCTTAAATCTTTCCTTAGATACTACTACAGCTGATGCAAAAATGCATCACAAAGAATGGAAAGGCTTGAAAGGAACTGTTGGTATTTCCGGCATGCAACAACGAAGTAACACTATCGGAACTGAACCTTTGATCCCAGGCTATGGTTTAAGCAATATCGGAATTTTCCTATTTGAAGAATGGAAATTGGGAAACTTCAGTTTTTCTGCAGGAGCTCGAACTGATAAAAGAAGTATGGATATCAGGGCAAATGCAGACCTGGGAAATTTGGAACAGACGCGAAACTTTTCCGCAAGCACTGGAACTTTAGGAACTGTTTGGAGATTTGCGAAAGATTTTTCTTTGGCTCTAAATGCGGGCAGAGGTTTTAGAGCACCGACTCCTTTCGAGCTATTTGCCAACGGAGTCCATGAAGGAAGCGGTAGATTTGAGATCGGTAAAGATAGTTTAAGGCCGGAAACTTCTTTAAACTACGATGCGTCCGTTCGTTTTGCTAATGATAAGTTTCAAGCAGAGCTTAGTGTTTTTAGAAATAAAATAGATAATTATATTTATTCCGTAAGCGCGGGGGCTATCGATTCCGACTCGGGCTTGCCTGTCTATAGATACAGACAAGATGCGGCGAAGTTAGAAGGTGGAGAATTCAGCTTCCAAGCTCAGGCAACTTCTTGGTTGGTATTCACAGGTGGTATAGATATTCTAAGTGCCACTATCCAAAAGAACATTCCTCCGGAAATTCTTCTGAACCCTGGAAGCACTGATCCTAATTCAGTATATTCTGATATTAGAAATAAGTATCTTCCGAGGATGACTCCTAACCGTGCTCGTTTAGGTCTTAGATTTACTACAGATAAACTTTTTGGAATTTCTAAACCTTATTTTTCAGTGAACGGCACTTTTGTTCAGTCCCAGTATAAGGTAGATAAATTGGAAACTCCAACCCAAGGTTATAATTTATACGACCTTGGTTTCGGCGGAGAAATTCCCGCTTTAACGAACGGAACCGAATCGGCAACCTTCGATATAGCTATTCTTAACATTTTTGATAAAGAATACGTGAATCACCTAAGTCGTTATAAAGAATACGCCTTGAATCCCGGCACCAATATCACTTTCAAAACGACAATCCCATTTACTTTAATTTCCGAATGA
- a CDS encoding SRPBCC family protein encodes MIFICRSEFDCKASELFEFHAGPDGFSSLVGSSKKANIISPPSSLEPGSKAVVKVTIFPGISFHWVALHTELDPGKRFVDIQESGPFSKFKHEHVFISAGTQSSILEDRITCIPPWYANHFLFEFLLENIMKNEFQARHKITARQIGCNYRTVICGRVKGPPP; translated from the coding sequence TTGATATTTATTTGCCGTTCCGAATTCGATTGCAAGGCTTCCGAATTATTCGAATTTCATGCCGGGCCAGACGGTTTTTCCTCTTTGGTAGGTTCTTCCAAAAAAGCGAATATTATTTCCCCGCCCTCATCCTTGGAACCCGGCTCAAAAGCAGTCGTAAAAGTAACTATTTTTCCAGGAATTTCTTTCCATTGGGTTGCCCTGCATACTGAATTAGATCCAGGAAAACGTTTTGTTGATATCCAAGAATCTGGGCCGTTTTCGAAATTTAAACATGAACATGTTTTTATCTCAGCCGGCACACAATCTTCGATTTTAGAAGACAGGATTACTTGTATTCCTCCTTGGTATGCGAACCATTTTTTGTTTGAATTCCTCCTTGAAAATATCATGAAAAACGAATTTCAAGCTAGGCATAAAATTACAGCAAGGCAGATCGGCTGTAATTACAGGACTGTAATCTGTGGGAGAGTAAAAGGGCCCCCACCCTGA